The nucleotide window GTCCGATGCCGGCCAGCCGCAGCGTGATGTCGTCGAGCCCGTCCCGCTGCTTCGGCAGCAGCCGCTCGACGATCGAGCGCGCGTCGCCGACCAGCGTCAGGTCGGGCCGGTAGTTCTTGGCAGCGTCGTCGGCGTCGACGTTGACCGCGATCAGCTGGGGCGGCTTGGGCATCCGCCAGTTCTGCGTCATCAGGCCGTCGAAGTCGGTGCCGATGGCGAGCACGACGTCGGCCTCGTCCCACAGCTCGCCGACCTCCGGCGTGTGCACCGGGTTCGGCGCCAGGCACGGGTGGTCGAGCGGGAGCAGCCCGCGCGCGGCGAACGTGGTGATCACCGGCGCGGCGAGCTTCTCGGCGAGCGCGCCGATCGCGTCGCCGGCCCCCGACCGCAGCGCGCCGCCGCCGGCCCAGATCAGCGGGTGCTGTGCGTCGGACAGCATCGCCTCGGCGCGCGCGAGGTCGGGGACGTCGATGTCGGGCTTGCGGTGCGGGGCGGGCGGACGGCGGCGGGGCACCTGTTCGCGCAGGTAGTCGGTGGGCACGCCGAGGTAGACGGGGCCGCTCTGCGGCAGCTGCGCGAGCCGGGCGGCGCGGTGGACGGTGGTGCCGATCTGGTCGGGGGCCCGCACGGTGAAGCCGCCCTTGGTGACCGGTGCGAACATCGCCTGCTGGTCGGACGTCTCGTGCAGCACGCCGCGGACGACGCCGGGCCGCCGCAGCGTCGAGGGGATGTCGGTGGCGATCACCAGCACCGGGGCCGCGGACGCCATGGCTTCGCCGACCGCGCCGAGCGTGTTCGCCGCACCGGGACCGGTGGTGACCAGTGCGACGCCGAGCTTGCCGGTGGCGCGGGCGTAGCCGTCGGCGGCGTACCCGGCGGTCTGTTCGTGGCGAACGCCGACGAGCTTGATGCGGGTTTCACCGAGGGCCTCCCACAGTGGCAGGTTGTGCACCCCCGGAAGGCCGAAGACGATCTCCGTTCCGAGCGCTTCCAGCGCGTCCACCAGCTCCCGAGCACCACTCACAGCCACGGCCTGGATACTGCCAGATCGTTCAACGATCGGGCAATCAGGCCCTAGACGATGTTGTGCTCGGCGCTCGCCGCTCCCGCCGCGAACCGGCGGACGTCGAGCCCGGCGATGTCCACCGCCGGGCGTCGGCCCAGGTAGAGGTCCCGGATCAGCTCGCCGGTGGCCGGGCCCATCTGGAAGCCGTGGCCCGAGAAGCCGGTCGCGTAGAAGAACCGCGACAGCAGGACGCTTTCCCCGATGATCTGGTTGCGGTCCGGCGTCGTTTCGTACAGCCCGGCCCAGGCCGTCCGGATGCCGGCGTCGAGCACGGCGGGGATCCGGCGGCCCGCCAGCTCGGCCAGCCGCGGCAGCCACTCACCGGGTTCGTACCGGGTGTCGAAGCCCGGGACGCCGTCGCCGTCGGAGAACGACATCGCCAGACCGGGGCCTTCGCGGTGGAAGTAGAAGGCCGACGGCATCTCGATGGTGAGCGGAACCGCTTCCGGCAGCCCGGGCACCGGCCCGGTGAACACGACCTGCCGCCGGAACGGGCGCACCGGCAGGTCCAGCCCGGCCAGCTCGCCGATCCGGCCCGACCACGCGCCGGCCGCGCACACCACCGCGCCGGTCCGGACGAAGCCCGCCGTCGTGACCACGCCGGTCAGCACGTCGCCGTCACGCTCGATGCCGGTGACCTCGACGCCGGGCCGCAGCTTCGCGCCGTGCGCGCGGGCCGCCCGCGCGTAGCCCTGGACGACGGCGTCCGGCGTCGCCTTGGCGTCGTCCGGCGACCACAGCGCGGCCACGACGCCGTCGGTCTCGACGAGCGGGAGCACCTTCTTCGCTTCGCCCGGGTCGAGCAGCCGGCTGCGGACGCCGTGCTCGCACTGGAGCTCGGCGCAGCGTTCGAAGGCGGGAACGTCGGCGGGGTCGGTGACGAGGTAGAGGTAGCCGTCGCGGCGGAAGTCGATCTCGGTGCCGAAGTCACGCGAGAAAGCGCTGTACGCGGCCAGCCCGCGCAGGCCGAGCTCGACGTTCACGGGGCTGGTGAACGACGACCGGATGCCGCCCGCGGCCTTCGCCGTCGAGCCGCCGCCCAGCTCGCCGCGGTCGAGGAGCAGCACGTCGACCCCGGCTTCGGCGAGCCGGAACGCGCAGCTGACGCCGATGACGCCACCGCCGATCACGACGCATTCGGCCATCGGTGGCAAGGGCGTTTCCCCGGCGCCGCGGGCGGTCATACTCGCCAGAGTAGAACGTGATCCACCGGCGGCCCCCGAGCGCGTAGAGTCGGCGTGCCGAGCTCGAGAGGTGATGTCCCATGGCGATGATGCCCGTGACCGATTCGATGTTCCTCCTCGTCGAAACGCGCGAGCATCCGATGCACGTGGGCGGTCTGCAGCTGTTCAAGAAACCCGACGGCGCGGGCGACGAGTACCTGCGCGATGTCCGGAACAGCCTGCTCGAATCGGACAACATGCGGTCGGTGTTCCGGCGCCGCCCGGCCAGGCCGGTGAACACGATGGGCCACGTGGCCTGGGCGAACGACACCGAGCTGGAGCTCGACTACCACTTCCGGCACTCGGCGCTGCCGCGGCCGGGCCGGGTCCGGGAGCTGCTGGAGCTGACGTCCCGCTGGCACAGCACCCTGCTCGACCGGCACCGCCCGCTCTGGGAGACCCACCTCATCGAGGGGCTCGACGACGGCCGGTTCGCCGTCTACACGAAGGTGCACCACGCGCTGATGGACGGCGTCTCGGCGCTGCGCCAGCTGCAGGGCACGCTGTCGGACGACCCCACGGACATGGACTGCCCGCCGTGGTGGGGCACCCGGCGCGCGCCCGGCGGCGAGCGCGAGAAGCGCCCGCGGTCGCTGCTCGGGACGGCGCGGAAGACCGCCAACCAGCTCGCGAGCCTGGCGCCGGCCGCGATGAAGGTGGCGCGGGAGGCGTTCGGCGAGCACACCCTGACGCTGCCGGGGCAGGCGCCGAAGACGATGTTCAACGTGCCGATCGGCGGCGCGCGGCGGTTCGCGGCGCAGAAGTGGTCGCTGGACCGCGTCCGGCAGGTGGCGACGGCGGCCGG belongs to Amycolatopsis tolypomycina and includes:
- a CDS encoding thiamine pyrophosphate-binding protein, with translation MDALEALGTEIVFGLPGVHNLPLWEALGETRIKLVGVRHEQTAGYAADGYARATGKLGVALVTTGPGAANTLGAVGEAMASAAPVLVIATDIPSTLRRPGVVRGVLHETSDQQAMFAPVTKGGFTVRAPDQIGTTVHRAARLAQLPQSGPVYLGVPTDYLREQVPRRRPPAPHRKPDIDVPDLARAEAMLSDAQHPLIWAGGGALRSGAGDAIGALAEKLAAPVITTFAARGLLPLDHPCLAPNPVHTPEVGELWDEADVVLAIGTDFDGLMTQNWRMPKPPQLIAVNVDADDAAKNYRPDLTLVGDARSIVERLLPKQRDGLDDITLRLAGIGRRVRQRIRDEEPQAYDFLSTLDEVLPTDAVLVSDMCVAGYWVGGFHRVRAPRKLAYPMGWGTLGYGFPASLGAAAAGTGRAICITGDGGFLYGCGDLATLAQEQLPVTVVLVDDGGYGMLRYDQDREGLPHRGVDWDSPDFVGLARSFGVHADRVSGFGRAFRRLLGEFVESDEPNVLVVKAKLKPPLNTSPRWYRT
- a CDS encoding NAD(P)/FAD-dependent oxidoreductase — translated: MTARGAGETPLPPMAECVVIGGGVIGVSCAFRLAEAGVDVLLLDRGELGGGSTAKAAGGIRSSFTSPVNVELGLRGLAAYSAFSRDFGTEIDFRRDGYLYLVTDPADVPAFERCAELQCEHGVRSRLLDPGEAKKVLPLVETDGVVAALWSPDDAKATPDAVVQGYARAARAHGAKLRPGVEVTGIERDGDVLTGVVTTAGFVRTGAVVCAAGAWSGRIGELAGLDLPVRPFRRQVVFTGPVPGLPEAVPLTIEMPSAFYFHREGPGLAMSFSDGDGVPGFDTRYEPGEWLPRLAELAGRRIPAVLDAGIRTAWAGLYETTPDRNQIIGESVLLSRFFYATGFSGHGFQMGPATGELIRDLYLGRRPAVDIAGLDVRRFAAGAASAEHNIV
- a CDS encoding WS/DGAT/MGAT family O-acyltransferase, with amino-acid sequence MAMMPVTDSMFLLVETREHPMHVGGLQLFKKPDGAGDEYLRDVRNSLLESDNMRSVFRRRPARPVNTMGHVAWANDTELELDYHFRHSALPRPGRVRELLELTSRWHSTLLDRHRPLWETHLIEGLDDGRFAVYTKVHHALMDGVSALRQLQGTLSDDPTDMDCPPWWGTRRAPGGEREKRPRSLLGTARKTANQLASLAPAAMKVAREAFGEHTLTLPGQAPKTMFNVPIGGARRFAAQKWSLDRVRQVATAAGVSRNDVVLAMCSGALRDYLIEQRALPDAPLIAMVPVSLRRQNDPGEAAGNNIGALLCNLATDLPDAGKRLVTIHQSMRNGKRLFSELTPLQTLLLSAVNVAQLGVSPIPGVVKNTRPPFNLVISNVPGPRKQMYWNGAQLDGIYPASVLLDGQAVNITLTSNGDHLDFGVTGCRRSVPHLQRILTHLDTALVELEAAVR